The Acidaminococcus fermentans DSM 20731 sequence AGAACAGCAGGAACTGGCCATCCTCCGGCATGACAGCCGGCATCAGCTGCGCCTTCTGGGGGAATTGGCGGAGAACGGTCAGTTTGGGGAAGCGGAAAAGCATCTGCTGAAGCTGCGGAAAGAGGTGGCGGATAAATGAGCCCGCTTTTTGAAACCATTTTGGGCCCGTTGGTCTTTGTGCTGATCTTCCAGCCCTTTTACCTGCTCCAGATCCTTCCCTTCTGGAATTTTCTGGAGCCTGACCGGAAAAAATTCATCCGGAACGGCTGGCTGCTCCTGTTTTTCCTGGACGTGGGGCTGACCATGGGACTGGTCCGGTCCGGTGTTTTTTCTTCCATTCCCCGGGCCTACTGGGCCTGCGGCTATATCATCTGGATTCCCCAGTTCCTGCTGAGTTTTTTGACCACCCGGAAGTACTGGGTGGGGCATCTGTTCATCCTCTCTTTCCGGGTCCTGCTTTCCAGCTGTTTTTATACTTTTCTCTGGCACTTTTTTCTGTATTTCTGGCCGGAAAGCGCCTTTTCTTCCATGTATTTCTGGCAGATTTTATTCTATGGAGCAGAATGCCTGCTGATTTTCCCCTTTGTTCTCCGGTTCCTGACCCGGACCTTCAGCCATTTCCGGGAGGCTGCGGCCCGTCGGTACTGGCGGCTGACGGCCCTGATCCCCATGGTGCTGGCAGGAGAAACCCTGTATGTGAGCGTGTACGATTCCCAGGAACGGTATTTCGATCTGCTGGAAGCCCGGATCCTTCTGCTGCTGATAACGGTGCTGATCATGGCCAGTATCCGCACGGCCCAACAGGAAGTTTATGACGAAATCAGCGCCCGGGAAGAAAAACACCAGCTGGAGCAGCAGGTGGTGTCCGCGGCCAACTATGTAAAAATGTCCCGGGAATCCCGGCAGCGGCTGGAAGCCATCTACCGGGAAAAACGGGACCATCTGGATCAGCTGCTGGACCTGGTCCGGCGGAAGGACCGGGTGGGCGTGCTGACTTATATCGAAGAACTGGGAGAAGAATTCAACAGCACCAAACTGCCCC is a genomic window containing:
- a CDS encoding sensor histidine kinase yields the protein MSPLFETILGPLVFVLIFQPFYLLQILPFWNFLEPDRKKFIRNGWLLLFFLDVGLTMGLVRSGVFSSIPRAYWACGYIIWIPQFLLSFLTTRKYWVGHLFILSFRVLLSSCFYTFLWHFFLYFWPESAFSSMYFWQILFYGAECLLIFPFVLRFLTRTFSHFREAAARRYWRLTALIPMVLAGETLYVSVYDSQERYFDLLEARILLLLITVLIMASIRTAQQEVYDEISAREEKHQLEQQVVSAANYVKMSRESRQRLEAIYREKRDHLDQLLDLVRRKDRVGVLTYIEELGEEFNSTKLPQYCRNPLINAALTVYLSRAREEGIPTTVSVDLPQDLICSGDLSIVLSNLVENALIASEKQPEDRRNITVLALRHGDMLNILVKNMFDAPVQLGEDGLPVTHVKGHGIGMKSLARFRDKYGASVLCQQKEGWFLTYLQLDMRAKGVGD